Genomic segment of Streptomyces sp. NBC_01210:
GAGGTCGAAGACCGCGCCCGGGGTCCAGGTCGAACGGTCGACGACCGCGTGCAGGCTGTCCGGGATGACCCGGGCCAGGTTGTTGGCAAGACCGCCGCCGGTGATGTGGCTGAAAGCGTGCACCTCGGTGGTCCGGGTGAGCGCCAGGCAGTCCAGCGAGTAGATCTTGGTGGGCTCGAGGAGCTCCTCGCCCAGGGTCCGCCCGAATTCCTCGACCTGCTGGTCCAGGGACATCTTGGCGCGGTCGAAGACGACATGGCGGACCAGCGAGTACCCGTTGGAGTGAAGGCCGGAGGACGCCATGGCGATCACCGCGTCACCCGTACGGATACGATCCGCGCCCAGCAGCCGGTCGGCCTCCACCACGCCCGTACCGGCGCCTGCGACGTCGAAGTCGTCCTCGCCCAGCAGTCCGGGGTGCTCGGCGGTCTCGCCGCCGACCAGCGCGCAGCCGGCCAGCACACAGCCCTCGGCGATGCCCTTGACGATGGCGGCGACACGCTCGGGGTGGACCTTGCCCACGCAGATGTAGTCGGTCATGAAGAGCGGCTCGGCGCCGCAGACGACCAGGTCGTCGACGACCATGCCGACGAGGTCGTGGCCGATCGAGTCGTACACGCCCATCTTGCGGGCGAGATCGACCTTCGTGCCGACGCCGTCGGTGGCCGAGGCGAGCAGCGGACGCTCGTAGCGCTTGAGGGCGGAGGCGTCGAAGAGGCCGGCGAAACCGCCGAGGCCACCGAGGACCTCGGGGCGCTGCGTCTTCTTCACCCACTCCTTCATCAGCTCGACGGCGCGGTCGCCGGCTTCGATGTCGACGCCCGCGGCTGCGTAGCTGGCACCGGCGCCCGCGTGCGGAGCACGCTCAAAAGACTCAGCTGTCATGACGGAGAGAACTTTCGTGTCGTACTGGAGGACTTACGGGCGACGGAGCGCGTCGGCGGCATCGGCGCCGCCCGCCAGCTCCGTCTCCAGAAGCTGCTTGCCGAGCAGCTCGGGGTCGGGAAGGTCCATCGGGTACTCGCCGTCGAAGCAGGCGCGGCAGAGATTCGGCTTGGCGATGGTGGTCGCCTCGATCATCCCGTCGAGGGAGATGTACGAGAGCGAGTCCGCGCCCAGCGAGGTGCCGATCTCTTCGATCGTCATGCCGTTGGCGATGAGCTCGGCGCGGGTCGCGAAGTCGATGCCGAAGAAGCAGGGCCACTTCACCGGCGGGGACGAGATCCGGATGTGGACCTCGGCGGCGCCGGCCTCGCGGAGCATCTTCACGAGCGCACGCTGGGTGTTGCCGCGGACGATCGAGTCGTCGACGACCACCAGGCGCTTGCCGCGGATGACTTCCTTGAGCGGGTTCAGCTTGAGGCGGATGCCCAGCTGGCGGATGGTCTGGGACGGCTGGATGAAGGTGCGGCCGACGTAGGCGTTCTTCACCAGACCGGAGCCGTACGGGATTCCGCTGGCCTCGGCGTAGCCGATCGCGGCGGGAGTGCCGGACTCCGGCGTCGCTATGACCAGATCCGCTTCGACCGGGGCTTCCTTGGCGAGCCTGCGACCCATCTCCACACGGGAGAGATAGACATTCCGGCCGGCGATGTCGGTGTCGGGGCGGGCCAGATACACATACTCGAAGACACAGCCCTTGGGCTTCGCGTCTGCGAATCGGGAGGTGCGGAGGCCGTTCTCGTCGATGGCGATGAGCTCGCCCGGCTCGATCTCGCGGACATAGCTGGCGCCGCAGATGTCGAGGGCGGCGGACTCGCTCGCGACGACCCAGCCGCGGTCGAGGCGGCCGAGGACGAGCGGGCGGATGCCCTGCGGGTCGCGGGCCGCGTAGAGGGTGCCCTCGTCCATGAAGACGAGCGAGAAGGCGCCCCTGACCTCGGGCAGTACCTTGGCGGCGGCCGCCTCTATGGTCAGCGGCTTGCCGTCGTCGTCGACCTGGCCCGCGAGGAGCGCGGTGACCAGATCGGTGTCATTGGTCGCGGCGACCTGGGTGGCCCGGCCGTTCTCCTTGGGGAGCTCGGCGACCATCTCGGCGAGCTGGGCGGTATTGACCAGGTTTCCGTTGTGGCCGAGCGCGATCGAGCCGTGGGCGGTCGCCCGGAAGGTCGGCTGCGCGTTCTCCCACACGGAGGCGCCCGTGGTCGAGTAGCGGGCGTGACCGACCGCGATATGACCCTGGAGGGAGCCGAGGGAAGTTTCGTCGAAGACCTGAGAGACCAGGCCCATGTCCTTGAATACGAGGATCTGTGAGCCGTTGCTCACCGCGATTCCCGCGGATTCCTGGCCTCGATGTTGGAGGGCGTAGAGCCCGAAGTAAGTGAGCTTCGCGACCTCTTCGCCCGGGGCCCAGACACCGAAGACGCCGCAAGCGTCCTGGGGGCCCTTCTCACCGGGGAGCAGGTCGTGGTTGAGTCGTCCGTCACCACGTGGCACGGCACCGAGTGTAGGCGAGATCGACCACTGGTCCGAATTGGGGATGCGGAGCGGGCTCGCTCGGGGGTGGTCCGGGGCGGTCCTGACGGGCGCACGGGGGCTTGGCGGGTGTCCATCCGGGGGTCCGCATTTCGGGACGCTCGTTGGCAGGTACACGGGGATTCGGGGAAAGCTCCTGGCTCATGAAGCCTCTTGGTGACCGGGGGGTCACGCTGGTGGAGCGCCGACACGCTGACCTGGTCCGTGTCGCGAGCGCGATCTGTCGCTGCGTGTAGTTCCTCGCTGACCCCGGTTCGGGGGTCCTTTCGGTTCTGGTTCCGGGGTCCGGAACGGGTCCGGTCTGCTCACGGGGCGGTCGGTCCGCCCCGCGTTGCGCATTTCACACTGCCGCTCCCCCTTCGGGAGCTTGGCCAGTCATGTCTGGAGACACCGTGACCTCGTACGACCACAGGCCGAGCCGGCGCGCCTTCGGGGGAGCCGTTGGCGCCGCGGCCGCCGCCGTTGGGGCTCGCGGCCGGGACCGCCTGGGCCGCAGCGCCTCAGGAACGGGCCTTCCGGGCCGCGCGGGCGCTCGGCCGCTCGGCCGCTCGGGCGGCCCGGGAGCGGACGGACGCCGGGCTGCTTCCGTACCCCGGCTGATCACTTCTGTGCGGCGGTGGCGGCCAGTCCCTTGCCGTTCGGCGCGGTGAGGGACAGGCCGCGGTGCTGCAGTTTGTACGTCACCGTCCCGTCGAGAACCTTGAGCAGTTCGCGCTCCACGTTCATCTCCGGGCCCGGACACTGCTTCCGGGTGGTGGCGAGGCGGCCGAAGGTGATGTTGGTGCCGGTGATCTTCGCGGTGCTGTGGAAGGTGTTGCAGCCGAGGCTGCCCTGTACGGAACCGTCCTTGCCGAAGGTCAGATACGCCTTCTTGTCCGTGCCGGCCGGCAGGGACGACGCGGTCCCGTCGGAGAGGAGTGAGTTCACCCACCACTTGGTGCCCACCAGCGCGGCCGGACGCTCGGAGGTGAGGGCGATGGAGTCGCCCTTCTCGGTGGTCAGCGTGAGCTTCCCGTCGGCGATCTTCGCCTTGAGCTTGCCGGAGAAGGCGGCCCGCAGCTCGTCCTCGAAGCCCTGAATGCCCTTGGCGCAAGCCATCTCGGTCATCTCGGCCGGGCTCACGGTGACCGTGTCGCCGTCGACCTTGACGTCCGCACCGAAGTGGTTGCAGCCGTAGTTGCCCTGGGCCCGGCCCTTGTCCGTGATCTCGACATGCGCGCCGGCCGGCGCCGCGGACCTCTTACCGCCGACGGTCACGCTGTCGACGGACCAGTGGACGCCGGTGAGGGGCAGATCGGTCTTCACCGAGCCGCCTCCGTCGCCGGAGCCGGATCCCGACTCCGTGCCGCAGGCGGCAAGGGCGAGGAGGGCCAGGACGGTGACAGGAATGCTCAGCTGGTTGCGCATACCGTTGGGACGGGGGAGGTGAGGCTCTGGTTCCCCCGCCGGGTTCCGGCGCTGCGTTCAGCCGCTGGGTTCCCGCGCTGCGTTCCCCCGCCGCGATCAGCCGCTGCGTTCCCCCGCCGCGATCAGCCGCTGCGCTCAGCCACTGCGCTCAGCCACTGCGCTCAGCCGAGGATCGGCAGCAGCGCCGAGAGGTCGGCGCGCTCGCCGCTCGCGCTGACCTTCGCCGCGTCGAGCGCCTCGGCCCATCCCGTACGCCCCGTGGCGAGCCGGATCCAGGTCAGCGGGTCGGTCTCGACGACATTGGGCGGGGTGCCGCGCGTGTGCCGCGGGCCTTCGACGCACTGCACAACGGCGAACGGCGGCACGCGCACCTCGGTGGATGCACCGGGGGCCTTCACCGCGAGGGCGTCTGCGAGGAGCCGGGTACAGGCGGCGAGCGCCTGTCGTTCGTACGGGATGCCGAGGCCCGTCGCGTCGTTCAAGTCGTCGGTGTGGACGATGAGTTCGACAGTGCGGGTGACGAGGAAGTCGCCGAGGCGCATCGCGCCGACGCGGGTGGCGAGCAGCCGGCCGTCGGACGCCGCGGGCAGCAACTCGGCCAGCCGGGCGGCAGTTCGCACATAGAGTTCTTCGGGCTCACCGCTCGCCGCAATCTCCTTGGTGTCGTCGGAGACCTTCCCGGCGAAGGCGACGGTCGCGAACGGCCAGTCCAGCAGATCGAGTTCCTGCCTGGCGGGCTCGGGCTGCTCGAGACTCCGGCCGACCGCACCGACGACCATGGCGATGTGCCCGGCCAGATCGCGCACCCTCCAGTCGCCGAGTCGGGTGGGAAGGGCGAGCTGCTCGGGCGTGAGCGTGCCCACCGCCTGCCGTACGTTCTCGAACTGGGCGAGGACGGCGGCGCGGATCTTGACGGGGTCGTAGCTGCGGGTGCGCTTCTTGGCCGGTGGCATGAGACCGACATTAAGGGGTGGGTACGACAGCGGGCGGGCGTTCACTCCCTGACGAAGTCCGCGGGCTCGGGGAACTTCACGTCCGTGCAGCCGCGGCGGGCTGCGACGTCGTCGACGTACGCGCGGAGCAGCCCGCTGAGGCGTCCTTGAACGACCCTGTCGTACACATTGCCCAGCGTCATCGTGTGCACAGCCGGCCGTCCTTCGCAGACGGAGGAGGCCCACCAAACCCGGGTGCCGCGGCCTCTGCCCGCCGTCCCGGGTGCCACCTTGACCTGGTCGCCTCCGAAGCCCTCGGCCACGACCTCGGCCGCCTCGTCGCCGAAGAACGACTGCGTCCTCACCCACCACCCCGCGAACCGCAGCGCGTCGGAGAGGCGCTGATCCTTGAGCACGCCGTCCGCGTGGTGTGGCCAGATCCTGCGGGTCTCGTCGGCACTGACCGCAAGGAGGCAGGCTTCCT
This window contains:
- the purM gene encoding phosphoribosylformylglycinamidine cyclo-ligase, with the translated sequence MTAESFERAPHAGAGASYAAAGVDIEAGDRAVELMKEWVKKTQRPEVLGGLGGFAGLFDASALKRYERPLLASATDGVGTKVDLARKMGVYDSIGHDLVGMVVDDLVVCGAEPLFMTDYICVGKVHPERVAAIVKGIAEGCVLAGCALVGGETAEHPGLLGEDDFDVAGAGTGVVEADRLLGADRIRTGDAVIAMASSGLHSNGYSLVRHVVFDRAKMSLDQQVEEFGRTLGEELLEPTKIYSLDCLALTRTTEVHAFSHITGGGLANNLARVIPDSLHAVVDRSTWTPGAVFDLVGKAGQVERLELEKTLNMGVGMIAVVPEESVDVALTTLADRGVDAWVAGEITERGEHTTGATLTGDYAG
- the purF gene encoding amidophosphoribosyltransferase produces the protein MPRGDGRLNHDLLPGEKGPQDACGVFGVWAPGEEVAKLTYFGLYALQHRGQESAGIAVSNGSQILVFKDMGLVSQVFDETSLGSLQGHIAVGHARYSTTGASVWENAQPTFRATAHGSIALGHNGNLVNTAQLAEMVAELPKENGRATQVAATNDTDLVTALLAGQVDDDGKPLTIEAAAAKVLPEVRGAFSLVFMDEGTLYAARDPQGIRPLVLGRLDRGWVVASESAALDICGASYVREIEPGELIAIDENGLRTSRFADAKPKGCVFEYVYLARPDTDIAGRNVYLSRVEMGRRLAKEAPVEADLVIATPESGTPAAIGYAEASGIPYGSGLVKNAYVGRTFIQPSQTIRQLGIRLKLNPLKEVIRGKRLVVVDDSIVRGNTQRALVKMLREAGAAEVHIRISSPPVKWPCFFGIDFATRAELIANGMTIEEIGTSLGADSLSYISLDGMIEATTIAKPNLCRACFDGEYPMDLPDPELLGKQLLETELAGGADAADALRRP
- a CDS encoding putative leader peptide: MKPLGDRGVTLVERRHADLVRVASAICRCV
- a CDS encoding META domain-containing protein; the protein is MRNQLSIPVTVLALLALAACGTESGSGSGDGGGSVKTDLPLTGVHWSVDSVTVGGKRSAAPAGAHVEITDKGRAQGNYGCNHFGADVKVDGDTVTVSPAEMTEMACAKGIQGFEDELRAAFSGKLKAKIADGKLTLTTEKGDSIALTSERPAALVGTKWWVNSLLSDGTASSLPAGTDKKAYLTFGKDGSVQGSLGCNTFHSTAKITGTNITFGRLATTRKQCPGPEMNVERELLKVLDGTVTYKLQHRGLSLTAPNGKGLAATAAQK
- a CDS encoding maleylpyruvate isomerase family mycothiol-dependent enzyme, with the translated sequence MPPAKKRTRSYDPVKIRAAVLAQFENVRQAVGTLTPEQLALPTRLGDWRVRDLAGHIAMVVGAVGRSLEQPEPARQELDLLDWPFATVAFAGKVSDDTKEIAASGEPEELYVRTAARLAELLPAASDGRLLATRVGAMRLGDFLVTRTVELIVHTDDLNDATGLGIPYERQALAACTRLLADALAVKAPGASTEVRVPPFAVVQCVEGPRHTRGTPPNVVETDPLTWIRLATGRTGWAEALDAAKVSASGERADLSALLPILG